From a region of the Pseudocalidococcus azoricus BACA0444 genome:
- the dxs gene encoding 1-deoxy-D-xylulose-5-phosphate synthase, translated as MQLSDLTHPNQLHGLSIAQLKQVACQIRDKHLETVAATGGHLGPGLGVVELTLALYQTLDFEKDRVVWDVGHQAYPHKMVTGRFNNFATLRQKNGIAGYLNRKESSFDHFGAGHASTSISAALGMALARDHQGENYKVVAIIGDGALTGGMALEAINHAGHLPQTNLMVVLNDNEMSISPNVGAIPRYLNKIRLSPEVQFIADNLNDQLKQLPFVDHSFTGSIKEGMKRLAVPKVGAVFEELGFTYIGPVDGHNIEELINTFNRAHQIVGPVLVHVATTKGKGYAIAEKDQVGYHAQNPFDLTTGKAKPSSKPKPPSYSKVFGDTLTKLAENDPRILGITAAMATGTGLDILQKNLPNQYIDVGIAEQHAVTMAAGLATSGMRPVITIYSTFLQRAFDQIVHDVCIQNLPVFFCMDRAGIVGADGPTHQGMYDIAYLRCLPNMVLMAPKDEAELQQMLVTGINYTSGPIAMRYPRGNGYGMPLMEEGWEELPIGKGELLRQGDDLLLLAYGSMVYPAMQVAEILSEHSLQATVVNARFAKPLDTELIIPLASQIKRVVTLEEGCLPGGFGSAILEAFQDAGVLVPVLRLGVPDLLVEHATADQSKAELGLTPPQMAEKILSQFAVPQPMGVTH; from the coding sequence ATGCAACTGAGTGATCTCACCCATCCGAACCAACTTCATGGTTTATCTATTGCTCAACTCAAACAGGTTGCCTGCCAAATCCGCGATAAGCACTTAGAAACGGTTGCCGCTACAGGGGGTCATCTCGGCCCAGGCCTGGGGGTCGTAGAACTGACCTTGGCTCTCTATCAAACCTTAGATTTTGAGAAGGATCGGGTCGTCTGGGATGTGGGACACCAGGCCTACCCCCACAAAATGGTCACAGGTCGGTTTAATAACTTTGCGACATTGCGTCAGAAAAATGGGATTGCTGGCTATCTCAATCGCAAAGAAAGTTCCTTTGATCACTTTGGGGCTGGCCATGCTTCCACCAGTATTTCGGCGGCATTGGGAATGGCCCTCGCTCGCGATCACCAAGGGGAAAACTACAAAGTTGTGGCGATTATTGGGGATGGAGCCTTGACTGGCGGGATGGCCCTAGAAGCAATCAACCATGCTGGACATTTACCCCAGACCAACTTAATGGTGGTACTGAATGATAACGAGATGTCCATTTCTCCCAATGTCGGCGCGATCCCCCGTTACCTGAACAAAATTCGTCTCTCCCCGGAAGTCCAATTTATTGCCGATAACCTCAACGATCAACTGAAGCAACTTCCCTTTGTGGATCATTCCTTCACGGGCAGCATTAAAGAGGGGATGAAACGCCTAGCAGTGCCGAAAGTGGGAGCGGTTTTCGAGGAACTCGGCTTTACCTACATCGGCCCTGTCGATGGGCACAATATTGAAGAGCTGATCAATACCTTTAATCGCGCCCACCAAATTGTCGGCCCCGTCCTGGTTCATGTGGCAACAACCAAAGGAAAAGGCTATGCCATCGCCGAAAAAGATCAAGTCGGCTACCACGCCCAAAATCCCTTTGACTTGACCACCGGGAAAGCCAAGCCCTCTAGCAAACCCAAGCCCCCCAGCTATTCCAAGGTCTTTGGGGACACCCTGACCAAACTGGCGGAAAATGATCCCCGCATTTTAGGAATCACAGCAGCCATGGCCACGGGCACAGGCCTGGATATTCTTCAGAAAAACCTGCCCAATCAATATATTGATGTGGGGATTGCTGAACAGCATGCAGTGACGATGGCAGCGGGGTTAGCTACCAGTGGAATGCGTCCGGTCATCACGATTTACTCCACGTTTTTACAACGGGCCTTTGATCAGATTGTTCACGATGTCTGTATCCAAAACTTACCTGTCTTTTTCTGTATGGATCGGGCGGGGATTGTTGGAGCCGATGGGCCGACTCACCAAGGGATGTATGACATTGCCTATCTCCGCTGCTTGCCCAATATGGTTTTGATGGCCCCCAAAGATGAGGCGGAACTCCAGCAAATGCTCGTTACGGGGATCAATTACACCAGTGGGCCGATTGCCATGCGCTACCCTCGCGGGAATGGTTATGGAATGCCGTTGATGGAAGAAGGCTGGGAAGAACTGCCCATTGGTAAAGGTGAACTTTTACGGCAGGGGGATGATCTTTTGCTCCTAGCCTATGGTTCGATGGTGTATCCCGCCATGCAGGTGGCCGAAATTCTCAGTGAGCATAGTCTCCAGGCCACGGTGGTCAATGCCCGCTTTGCCAAGCCCCTGGATACGGAGTTAATTATTCCCCTAGCCAGTCAGATTAAACGGGTCGTCACCTTAGAAGAGGGCTGTTTGCCGGGGGGATTCGGGTCAGCGATACTAGAAGCTTTCCAAGATGCCGGAGTCTTAGTGCCTGTCCTGCGCCTCGGTGTTCCCGATCTTCTGGTTGAACACGCCACGGCCGATCAATCTAAAGCTGAGCTAGGGTTAACCCCACCCCAAATGGCAGAAAAAATTCTGAGTCAGTTCGCTGTGCCTCAACCCATGGGAGTCACACATTAA
- a CDS encoding carotenoid oxygenase family protein, translated as MMPTLNPQASANLPTYSLTDWQGGTRSLPDEYDYWIDEVTGEIPPGLVGTLFRNGPGLLDIGGVALKHPFDGDGMICAFTFKDGQVHFRNRYVQTTGYQAEQQAGKILYRGVFGTPKPGGWLNNLFDMKLKNIANTQVIYWGAKLLALWEAAWPYQLNPATLETLGEINLDGLLKPGDAFAAHPRLDPQQQRLVNFSLKPGLTTAVRLFEFALDGRCVLEQDYNFPGFAFIHDFALTPNYGIFFQNPVQLNPIPYLLGFKGAAECLSFNPQHPTHIWLLPRLGGTPLHFTMPACFVFHHANAFELGDDIVVDSICYESFPGLDSDTNYRQVDFASLPPGQLWRIRINKTSQAVTMNQLDPRCCEFPCLHPNYVGQPYRYLYTAAADNPTGNAPLQGILRLDLETQTQEFWSAAPRGFVTEPVFVPDPTRINPEDSASQETAGWLLVLTYEASRQKSDLVILDAANVSQGPLARLHLKHHIPYGLHGTFTPQTFMDSPV; from the coding sequence ATGATGCCAACTCTAAACCCCCAGGCCTCAGCGAATTTACCGACCTATAGCCTGACAGATTGGCAAGGGGGAACCCGTTCACTCCCAGATGAGTATGACTACTGGATTGATGAGGTGACAGGTGAGATTCCCCCCGGCCTGGTTGGGACATTATTTCGGAATGGACCGGGACTTTTGGACATTGGCGGTGTAGCCCTCAAGCATCCCTTTGATGGTGATGGGATGATTTGTGCCTTTACCTTTAAGGATGGGCAGGTGCATTTTCGGAATCGCTATGTCCAAACCACTGGCTACCAGGCCGAGCAACAGGCAGGAAAAATTCTCTATCGGGGGGTCTTTGGCACACCTAAACCCGGTGGCTGGCTGAACAATCTTTTTGATATGAAGCTGAAAAATATTGCTAATACCCAGGTTATCTATTGGGGCGCAAAACTTTTAGCTCTTTGGGAAGCCGCTTGGCCCTACCAACTCAATCCGGCCACCCTGGAAACCTTGGGCGAAATTAACTTAGATGGCCTGTTGAAACCCGGAGATGCCTTTGCCGCCCACCCTCGCCTTGATCCCCAGCAACAGCGATTGGTTAACTTTTCCCTCAAACCAGGATTAACCACAGCCGTGCGCCTCTTTGAGTTTGCCTTGGATGGTCGTTGTGTTTTGGAACAAGACTATAATTTTCCGGGCTTTGCTTTCATCCATGACTTTGCCCTTACCCCCAACTACGGCATCTTTTTCCAAAACCCTGTCCAACTCAACCCGATTCCGTACCTATTGGGGTTCAAAGGGGCCGCTGAATGCTTAAGTTTTAACCCTCAACACCCCACCCACATTTGGCTCTTACCTCGGTTAGGTGGAACCCCTTTACACTTCACTATGCCCGCCTGCTTTGTCTTCCACCATGCCAATGCCTTTGAACTCGGGGATGACATTGTGGTGGACTCCATTTGTTATGAGAGTTTCCCCGGCCTGGATAGTGACACCAACTACCGCCAGGTGGATTTTGCCAGCCTTCCTCCCGGACAACTGTGGCGGATTCGGATCAACAAAACGAGCCAAGCCGTCACCATGAACCAACTTGATCCCCGCTGTTGTGAGTTTCCCTGTCTGCACCCCAACTATGTTGGTCAACCCTACCGTTATCTCTACACGGCCGCCGCCGACAATCCGACTGGTAACGCCCCCCTCCAAGGTATTTTGCGACTTGATCTAGAAACCCAAACGCAAGAATTTTGGAGTGCGGCCCCACGGGGATTCGTCACCGAGCCAGTTTTTGTCCCCGACCCAACTCGAATCAATCCTGAGGACTCAGCCAGCCAAGAAACCGCGGGTTGGTTATTGGTTTTGACCTATGAAGCCAGTCGGCAAAAATCCGATCTCGTGATTCTAGATGCAGCCAACGTCAGTCAGGGGCCCCTAGCTCGATTACACCTGAAACACCATATCCCCTATGGTCTCCACGGCACATTTACCCCCCAGACTTTTATGGATTCCCCAGTCTAA
- a CDS encoding L,D-transpeptidase has protein sequence MKWLCGGIVAVAWGILSLAARATPVDYVASQRGLGEPSMPMTGLAWLELPPLQESTPFLPDLERKIVLKLRERRVYLYVGEQVQASYPVAVGKPGWETPTGTFKVMHMVKNPTWKNPFNGTVVPPGPANPLGDRLIVFTPIGNKGYAGFHGTTNESLIGQAVSHGCVRMKNNDIRAFFEAVELGTPVIVKP, from the coding sequence GTGAAGTGGTTATGCGGTGGAATTGTTGCAGTCGCTTGGGGGATTTTATCTCTTGCGGCTAGAGCAACTCCCGTGGATTATGTTGCCAGTCAAAGGGGCCTGGGGGAACCCTCGATGCCTATGACTGGCCTGGCTTGGCTGGAATTACCGCCCCTGCAAGAGTCCACTCCTTTTTTACCGGACTTAGAGCGAAAAATTGTTCTAAAACTCCGAGAACGGCGGGTTTATCTCTACGTTGGTGAACAAGTCCAGGCCAGTTATCCGGTGGCGGTGGGTAAACCGGGCTGGGAAACACCTACGGGGACGTTTAAGGTCATGCACATGGTCAAAAATCCGACTTGGAAAAATCCCTTTAATGGCACTGTTGTTCCCCCTGGGCCGGCTAACCCCCTTGGGGATCGTTTAATTGTCTTCACGCCCATTGGCAATAAGGGCTATGCTGGCTTTCATGGCACCACCAATGAGTCTTTGATTGGACAAGCTGTGTCCCACGGCTGTGTTCGGATGAAAAATAATGATATTCGCGCCTTTTTTGAAGCTGTGGAACTAGGAACGCCGGTGATTGTCAAGCCCTAG
- a CDS encoding proteasome-type protease produces the protein MTYCLGIVTQYGLVMAADSRTNAGVDYISTYQKLFDFTVPGERVILLATAGNLSMTQEILTILRRDLRAQADVSLHTLPNMYEIARYVGSKVRQVIETHRAWLQQDKIDYQCSFLLGGQIRGEETCLYLIYSQGNFLQATPETPFLQIGETKYGKPILDRTLSYDTSIEAAAKYALLSLDSTMKSNISVGPPLHLIKYAANTFLIKHRVELVLRDPFLIKIRKYWEASLRQAFEGMPAIEWQEGEFADVALLSAIDPEVLPPPS, from the coding sequence ATGACCTATTGCCTGGGAATCGTAACGCAGTATGGCTTAGTCATGGCCGCTGACTCTCGAACCAATGCTGGGGTGGATTATATTTCTACATATCAGAAGTTGTTCGATTTTACTGTGCCTGGGGAGCGGGTAATCCTGTTGGCAACGGCGGGTAACTTGTCCATGACCCAAGAAATCTTGACGATTTTACGCCGGGATCTCCGGGCCCAGGCCGATGTCAGTTTGCACACCTTGCCCAATATGTACGAAATTGCCCGCTATGTGGGATCAAAGGTGCGCCAAGTGATTGAAACCCACCGGGCCTGGTTGCAGCAGGACAAAATTGATTACCAATGCTCTTTTTTGCTGGGGGGGCAGATTCGGGGTGAAGAGACCTGTTTGTACTTAATTTACAGTCAAGGTAATTTCCTCCAGGCCACGCCGGAAACGCCATTCCTCCAGATTGGGGAGACCAAGTACGGTAAACCCATCCTGGACCGAACCTTAAGCTATGACACCTCCATTGAAGCTGCGGCCAAATATGCGTTGTTGTCCCTGGACTCGACGATGAAATCGAATATTTCCGTTGGCCCACCCCTGCACCTGATCAAATATGCGGCCAACACATTCTTAATTAAGCATCGGGTGGAGTTAGTGTTACGGGATCCCTTCTTGATCAAAATTCGTAAATATTGGGAAGCCTCTCTGCGTCAAGCTTTTGAAGGGATGCCGGCGATTGAATGGCAAGAGGGAGAGTTTGCCGATGTGGCCCTGTTGTCCGCCATTGATCCAGAGGTTCTTCCCCCACCAAGTTAA
- the grxD gene encoding Grx4 family monothiol glutaredoxin, whose amino-acid sequence MSADVQAKIDSLVKSNKIMVFMKGSKLMPQCGFSNTAVQILNSLGAPFETFDVLSDYEVRQGIKDYSNWPTIPQIYINGEFVGGSDILIELYQKGELQEMVAVALAS is encoded by the coding sequence ATGAGTGCTGATGTCCAAGCCAAAATTGACAGCCTGGTAAAATCCAACAAAATTATGGTGTTTATGAAGGGGTCGAAGTTAATGCCCCAATGTGGTTTTTCAAACACGGCAGTCCAAATCCTCAATAGCCTGGGTGCGCCCTTTGAAACCTTTGATGTTCTCTCTGATTATGAAGTGCGCCAAGGGATTAAGGACTACTCCAACTGGCCGACGATTCCCCAGATTTATATCAATGGTGAATTTGTCGGTGGTTCGGATATCTTAATTGAGCTATACCAAAAAGGTGAACTCCAAGAGATGGTGGCTGTGGCCTTAGCCTCTTAA
- a CDS encoding EI24 domain-containing protein — protein MGGLLKVPGRMWAGFTAVFRGLGFIARHRLWGYLVLPAGLSFALGLGLLGGSIWLVRHGLAPLAVGLNPAWLTVYDVLTQIIAVLVALFLTLIGYQALLPLLVIPFLGPLLNQTEIILTGEAVEVGWQRDMKNALVGIWFALRDTGLQLLCLGFSLFLGPGQPLFMVVINSYFLGRGSFDYLLEKHNSTLRQRQQQTRQLWPEIQGLGLAQVVGLLLPIVGILLVPASGLVGAALLFYQAQLPFSPKIPELNAPQRT, from the coding sequence ATGGGCGGGTTGTTGAAAGTTCCAGGCCGGATGTGGGCAGGATTTACAGCGGTATTTCGCGGCCTGGGGTTTATTGCGCGGCATCGGCTTTGGGGGTATCTAGTTTTGCCCGCTGGTCTGAGCTTTGCCCTCGGCCTGGGGTTATTAGGGGGCAGTATTTGGCTCGTTCGCCATGGCTTGGCTCCTTTGGCTGTGGGCTTAAACCCGGCCTGGTTGACTGTCTATGATGTTCTAACCCAAATCATTGCGGTCTTGGTGGCCTTGTTTTTAACCTTAATTGGCTACCAGGCCCTGCTCCCCCTCTTAGTAATTCCCTTTTTAGGCCCCCTGCTCAATCAAACGGAAATAATTTTGACTGGTGAGGCCGTGGAGGTGGGTTGGCAACGGGATATGAAAAATGCCTTAGTGGGGATTTGGTTTGCTTTGCGGGATACCGGGTTACAGCTACTCTGCCTAGGGTTCTCCCTATTTTTGGGGCCGGGACAGCCGCTATTTATGGTGGTGATCAATAGCTACTTTCTGGGGCGGGGCAGCTTTGATTATTTATTGGAGAAGCATAATTCGACTCTCCGCCAACGTCAGCAGCAAACTCGTCAATTATGGCCGGAAATCCAAGGCCTGGGATTAGCCCAAGTAGTGGGATTATTATTGCCGATTGTGGGAATTTTGTTAGTACCAGCGAGTGGCCTGGTGGGGGCTGCACTCTTGTTTTATCAAGCTCAACTTCCCTTTTCCCCTAAAATACCGGAGCTAAACGCCCCTCAGAGAACCTAA
- the accC gene encoding acetyl-CoA carboxylase biotin carboxylase subunit encodes MAFSKILIANRGEIALRILRTCEEMGIATVAVHSTVDRHALHVQLADEAVCIGEPPSNRSYLNIPNIIAAALTRNATAIHPGYGFLAENSRFAEICADHQITFIGPSPAAMQAMGDKSTAKTTMKSCGVPTIPGSEGLITDEAMAQTVANKIGYPLMIKATAGGGGRGMRLVRVPEDLSRLLAAAQGEAEAAFGNPGVYLERFIENPRHIEFQILADSYGNVIHLGERDCSIQRRHQKLLEEAPSPALTPKLRQKMGQAAVRVAKAIHYVGAGTIEFLLDGSDNFYFMEMNTRIQVEHPVTEMVTGLDIIAEQIRIAQGERLNLRQDDVKLTGHAIECRINAEDPERNFRPHPGRINGYLPPGGPGVRMDSHVYTDYEIPPYYDSLIGKLIVWGPDRASAIRRMKRALRECAITGLPTTINFHQKILETPEFQSGMVYTNFVEKLMRHLGWD; translated from the coding sequence ATGGCGTTCTCGAAAATCTTAATTGCTAATCGGGGGGAAATTGCCCTACGGATCTTACGCACCTGTGAAGAGATGGGAATTGCCACCGTTGCCGTCCATTCCACTGTCGATCGCCATGCCCTCCATGTTCAACTCGCTGATGAAGCAGTCTGCATTGGGGAACCCCCAAGTAACCGCAGTTATTTAAACATTCCCAACATCATTGCTGCTGCCCTCACCCGTAATGCCACGGCCATTCATCCAGGGTATGGGTTTCTTGCCGAAAACTCCCGCTTTGCCGAAATTTGCGCTGATCACCAAATTACCTTTATTGGCCCCTCACCCGCCGCCATGCAGGCCATGGGCGATAAATCGACGGCTAAAACAACCATGAAATCCTGTGGCGTGCCGACCATTCCTGGGAGTGAAGGCCTGATCACCGATGAAGCGATGGCCCAAACGGTTGCAAATAAAATTGGCTATCCCCTAATGATTAAAGCTACAGCCGGGGGGGGCGGGCGGGGGATGCGTTTAGTTCGGGTCCCAGAAGATCTCAGTCGCCTCTTGGCCGCCGCTCAAGGGGAAGCCGAGGCCGCCTTTGGCAATCCAGGAGTTTACTTAGAACGATTCATTGAAAATCCCCGCCACATTGAGTTTCAAATTTTGGCCGATAGTTATGGCAATGTCATTCACCTAGGCGAACGGGATTGCTCGATTCAACGCCGTCATCAAAAGCTGTTAGAAGAAGCTCCTAGCCCTGCCTTAACCCCAAAATTGCGCCAAAAAATGGGCCAGGCCGCCGTGCGTGTCGCCAAAGCCATCCACTATGTCGGGGCAGGAACGATTGAATTTCTCTTGGATGGCAGTGATAACTTCTACTTTATGGAGATGAATACTCGCATCCAGGTGGAGCATCCAGTGACGGAAATGGTGACTGGCCTGGACATTATTGCCGAGCAAATTCGGATTGCCCAAGGGGAGCGTCTCAACCTGCGTCAAGATGATGTTAAATTGACTGGCCATGCCATTGAATGTCGGATTAACGCTGAGGATCCAGAGCGGAATTTTCGCCCCCATCCCGGCCGGATCAACGGTTATTTACCCCCAGGTGGCCCCGGAGTGCGGATGGACTCCCACGTTTATACGGACTATGAAATTCCCCCCTATTATGATTCCTTAATTGGTAAGCTCATTGTCTGGGGGCCGGATCGGGCCAGTGCCATTCGGCGGATGAAGCGCGCCTTACGGGAATGTGCCATTACCGGACTACCGACAACGATCAATTTCCATCAAAAGATACTGGAAACCCCAGAGTTTCAGAGCGGCATGGTTTACACCAATTTTGTGGAAAAGCTGATGCGCCATCTCGGTTGGGATTAG